The following proteins are encoded in a genomic region of Saccharopolyspora antimicrobica:
- a CDS encoding p-hydroxycinnamoyl CoA hydratase/lyase produces MITLDTVNLEIDGPKATIYFNRPDKKNAMNPQLHRDMNEALDVIEETGGVKAVVVTGNGDSFSSGMDLEECFLRPFDDPQLFYKTNLVALKWFQRLKAFPAVTIAKVNGYAFGGGFEVTGLCDLAVAAENVKFGLSEINFGIFPAGGATWAVTHNMPRKQALYYILTGDTLTGKQAEEYGLVNKAVPADQLDAETDRIVGKIVNKNPVTLELAKQVYEKTTGLDLPAAIDYDQAKLWELSRLSNNEWITVALKQFEKRSYRPGLKTYDRADVAS; encoded by the coding sequence GTGATCACGCTGGACACTGTCAACCTTGAGATCGACGGGCCCAAGGCCACGATTTACTTCAACCGGCCGGACAAGAAGAACGCGATGAATCCCCAGCTGCATCGCGATATGAACGAAGCCTTGGACGTGATCGAGGAAACCGGGGGCGTCAAGGCGGTCGTCGTGACCGGGAACGGCGACAGCTTCAGTTCCGGAATGGATCTCGAAGAGTGCTTCCTGCGGCCCTTCGACGACCCGCAGCTGTTCTACAAGACCAATCTGGTGGCGCTCAAGTGGTTCCAGCGCCTGAAGGCGTTCCCGGCGGTGACCATCGCCAAGGTGAACGGTTACGCCTTCGGCGGCGGGTTCGAGGTGACCGGCCTGTGCGACCTGGCGGTCGCGGCCGAGAACGTCAAGTTCGGTCTCTCGGAGATCAACTTCGGCATCTTCCCCGCGGGTGGTGCCACCTGGGCGGTGACTCACAACATGCCCCGCAAGCAGGCCCTCTACTACATCCTCACCGGCGACACGCTCACCGGTAAGCAGGCCGAGGAGTACGGGCTGGTGAACAAGGCCGTGCCCGCCGACCAGCTCGACGCCGAGACCGACCGCATCGTCGGCAAGATCGTGAACAAGAACCCGGTCACGCTGGAACTGGCCAAGCAGGTCTACGAGAAGACCACCGGGCTGGACCTGCCTGCCGCCATCGACTACGACCAGGCCAAGCTGTGGGAGCTGTCCCGCCTGAGCAACAACGAGTGGATCACCGTCGCGCTCAAGCAGTTCGAAAAGCGCAGCTACCGGCCCGGCCTGAAGACCTACGATCGGGCGGACGTGGCGTCATGA
- a CDS encoding DUF899 domain-containing protein has product MSDPEITTREQWLVARRELLAKEKELTRHRDEVNAARRRLPMVEITKDYSFDGPHGRVGLIDLFEGRSQLVIYHAMFDPDADAGCPACSFWLDNVGNLSHLHARDTTFAAVSLAPLEKLERYKQRMGWTVPWYSSYGSEFNYDFHATFDPAIAPVEWNYKNLDELMQDNPGWEEYRGSETGVSAFLRKGDRVFHTYACYGRGIDLLNGTYNYLDLTARGRQEDWEQPPGRSNGSTMSWLRRHDEYDPAVIGGASTSA; this is encoded by the coding sequence ATGTCCGACCCGGAAATCACGACGCGCGAGCAGTGGCTCGTGGCTCGGCGCGAGCTGCTCGCGAAGGAGAAGGAGCTGACCCGGCACCGCGACGAGGTCAACGCCGCTCGGCGCCGGCTGCCGATGGTCGAGATCACGAAGGACTACTCCTTCGACGGTCCGCACGGCCGGGTTGGCCTGATCGACCTGTTCGAGGGCCGCAGCCAGCTGGTGATCTACCACGCCATGTTCGACCCCGACGCCGACGCGGGGTGCCCGGCCTGCTCGTTCTGGCTCGACAACGTCGGCAACCTCAGCCACCTGCACGCCCGTGACACCACGTTCGCGGCCGTCTCGCTGGCGCCGCTGGAGAAGCTCGAACGCTACAAGCAGCGCATGGGCTGGACCGTCCCCTGGTACTCGTCGTACGGCAGCGAGTTCAACTACGACTTCCACGCCACCTTCGACCCGGCGATCGCTCCGGTGGAGTGGAACTACAAGAACCTCGACGAGCTGATGCAGGACAACCCGGGGTGGGAGGAGTACCGGGGTTCGGAGACCGGTGTGAGCGCGTTCCTGCGCAAGGGCGATCGCGTCTTCCACACCTACGCCTGCTACGGGCGCGGCATCGACCTGCTCAACGGCACCTACAACTACCTCGACCTCACCGCGCGCGGCCGCCAGGAGGACTGGGAGCAGCCGCCCGGCCGCAGCAACGGCTCCACGATGAGCTGGCTGCGCCGCCACGACGAGTACGACCCCGCGGTCATCGGCGGTGCGAGCACCTCGGCCTGA
- a CDS encoding ABC transporter permease: protein MLTYAVRRLGQLIPVLLGVSAVVFFTVRMIPGDPAQVILGENATPAQISELRAEMGLDEPVIAQYWLFLVRALQGDLGESTVTGRPVVAELAARLPATLELTLAALVIAVVVGIALGTLAASRPRSLLDKAASVLAVAGVSMPIFWLAMLLMVVLGVNLHLLPFPGRLPAAESLPAVTGLNVVDSLLAGDWAMLRTSLAHLVMPALALATIPCGVIMRMTRSSMRETLAEDFIRTARAKGLHPLVTTFRHGLRNSMLPVLTVIGLQLGLLLGGAVITETIFSWPGIGQIAYQAVYQRDYALIQGVVLYGSLLFVLVNLAVDLLYAVLDPRVRY from the coding sequence GTGCTGACCTACGCCGTGCGCCGACTGGGCCAGCTGATCCCGGTGCTGCTCGGGGTTTCGGCGGTCGTGTTCTTCACCGTGCGGATGATCCCGGGCGATCCGGCGCAGGTCATCCTCGGGGAGAACGCCACTCCCGCGCAGATCTCCGAGCTGCGCGCCGAGATGGGGCTCGACGAGCCGGTCATCGCCCAGTACTGGCTGTTCCTGGTCCGGGCGCTGCAGGGCGATCTCGGCGAGTCCACTGTGACCGGTCGGCCGGTCGTCGCCGAACTGGCCGCCCGGCTGCCCGCGACCCTGGAGCTGACGCTGGCCGCGCTGGTCATCGCCGTGGTCGTCGGCATCGCACTCGGCACGCTGGCGGCCAGCCGCCCGCGCTCGCTGCTGGACAAGGCCGCCTCGGTGCTCGCCGTCGCGGGCGTGAGCATGCCGATCTTCTGGCTGGCCATGCTGCTGATGGTGGTGCTGGGCGTGAACCTGCACCTGCTGCCGTTCCCGGGACGGCTGCCCGCCGCCGAATCGCTGCCCGCGGTCACCGGGCTGAACGTGGTCGACTCGCTGCTCGCCGGTGACTGGGCGATGTTGCGGACCTCGCTGGCGCACCTGGTCATGCCCGCGCTCGCGCTGGCGACCATCCCGTGCGGGGTGATCATGCGCATGACCCGGTCGAGCATGCGGGAGACGCTGGCCGAGGACTTCATCCGCACCGCGCGGGCGAAGGGGCTCCACCCGCTGGTCACGACCTTCCGGCACGGCCTGCGCAACTCGATGCTGCCGGTGCTCACGGTGATCGGGCTGCAGCTCGGCCTGCTGCTCGGCGGCGCGGTGATCACCGAGACGATCTTCTCCTGGCCGGGCATCGGCCAGATCGCCTACCAGGCGGTGTACCAGCGCGACTACGCGCTGATCCAGGGCGTGGTGCTGTACGGATCGCTGCTGTTCGTGCTGGTCAACCTCGCGGTCGACCTGCTGTACGCGGTCCTCGACCCGAGAG
- a CDS encoding ABC transporter substrate-binding protein: MTHKLTRTGPGLSRRGLLQLAGAGAVLLGFAGCGTPERTGAGGAAFVYGRGADAVSLDPMNQTDSESYAVIHQIFDSLLRYAPDGALLPALATAVPEPEDGGRQYTFELREGVRFHDGTPLDAEAVVFNFRRWRESDHPHHRGGGPQSSKFAYYANLFGGFDEESVITRVEAVGPHAVRFTLREPYGPFLPTLAGAQFGIASPTAIRQDVEGFWERPVGTGPFALASWDHGNKITLHRNESWWGTRQTGPGRRVDTVVLTSIPDSAARVAALVGGGLSAVNGIVPQDADALRETAGFTVVQHPQECFSYFAMNTRRAPFQNPLVRKAIAHAIDLPRIVEHFFGARAEVAGAPLYGISAFVDRSIRPHPYDPGLARRLLAEAGLPDGFRTSLWYMSTARPYMPDGKGVAQVVQANLAEVGIAAELVTYELATYVERTGKGMHDIAMFGGTTIGVDSYFPLNYWYAGASATPENSSNLSFFQNPQVDALLAEARVTTDPEEQRARYATVQRIVHDEVPVLPIAYVSPPIALRSGFAGFGTNIAMDDLDALTV, encoded by the coding sequence ATGACGCACAAGCTCACCCGGACCGGGCCGGGGCTGTCCCGCCGCGGCCTGCTCCAGCTCGCCGGGGCCGGAGCGGTGCTGCTCGGCTTTGCCGGGTGCGGGACCCCGGAGCGGACCGGAGCCGGCGGTGCAGCATTCGTCTACGGGCGGGGCGCGGACGCGGTCTCGCTGGACCCGATGAACCAGACCGACAGCGAGTCCTACGCGGTGATCCACCAGATCTTCGACTCGCTGCTGCGCTACGCCCCGGACGGGGCGCTGCTGCCCGCACTGGCGACCGCCGTTCCCGAACCCGAGGACGGCGGCAGGCAGTACACCTTCGAACTCCGCGAGGGCGTGCGGTTCCACGACGGGACCCCGCTCGACGCCGAGGCCGTGGTGTTCAACTTCCGGCGCTGGCGCGAGAGCGACCACCCCCACCACCGGGGCGGCGGCCCGCAGAGCAGCAAGTTCGCCTACTACGCCAACCTCTTCGGCGGCTTCGACGAGGAGTCGGTGATCACCCGCGTGGAGGCGGTCGGCCCGCACGCGGTGCGGTTCACCCTCCGGGAACCGTACGGGCCGTTCCTGCCGACCCTCGCCGGAGCGCAGTTCGGCATCGCCTCGCCCACCGCGATCCGGCAGGACGTCGAAGGCTTCTGGGAACGCCCGGTGGGCACCGGCCCGTTCGCGCTGGCGTCCTGGGACCACGGGAACAAGATCACCCTGCACCGCAACGAATCCTGGTGGGGCACGCGGCAGACCGGGCCCGGCAGACGGGTGGACACCGTGGTGCTGACGTCCATTCCGGACAGCGCGGCCCGGGTGGCGGCGCTGGTCGGCGGCGGGCTCTCCGCGGTCAACGGCATCGTGCCGCAGGACGCCGACGCGCTGCGCGAAACAGCGGGTTTCACCGTCGTCCAGCACCCGCAGGAGTGCTTCAGCTACTTCGCCATGAACACCCGTCGCGCACCGTTCCAGAACCCGTTGGTGCGCAAGGCGATCGCGCACGCGATCGATCTGCCGCGCATCGTGGAGCACTTCTTCGGCGCGCGGGCCGAGGTGGCCGGTGCGCCGCTGTACGGGATCTCCGCGTTCGTCGACCGCTCGATCCGGCCGCACCCGTACGACCCAGGCCTGGCGCGGCGGTTGCTGGCCGAAGCCGGGCTGCCCGACGGGTTCCGGACCAGCCTCTGGTACATGTCCACCGCCCGGCCTTACATGCCGGACGGCAAGGGCGTCGCCCAGGTCGTGCAGGCGAACCTGGCCGAGGTCGGGATCGCGGCGGAGCTGGTCACCTACGAGCTCGCCACCTACGTGGAGCGGACCGGCAAGGGCATGCACGACATCGCCATGTTCGGCGGCACCACGATCGGCGTGGACTCCTACTTCCCGCTGAACTACTGGTACGCCGGCGCCAGCGCCACGCCGGAGAACTCCTCCAACCTGTCCTTCTTCCAGAATCCGCAGGTCGACGCGCTGCTCGCCGAGGCCAGGGTCACCACCGATCCGGAGGAACAACGTGCCCGCTACGCCACCGTCCAGCGCATCGTGCACGACGAGGTACCGGTGCTCCCGATCGCCTACGTCAGCCCGCCGATCGCGCTGCGCTCCGGCTTCGCGGGCTTCGGCACCAACATCGCCATGGACGACCTCGATGCGCTCACCGTCTGA
- a CDS encoding AMP-binding protein gives MIFSGERVPVPDMSLTSYVLQRAEHNAARVAAVDVAGENAHTYGELASAVRRAATGLHARGFRKGDVLAMLTPNVPEYPIAFHAAAVAGGTVMVLNPLDTTDELVGHLNDAGARFLVVLPSEAARAGELRARSTVEEIVVFGEADGATPFASLLASADAPPAVAIDPAQDVVALLHSSGTTGYPKGVMLTHRNMVANVLQTSRVAPLGEDEKVLAVPPFHHAFGLIMVLNASLLQGATLITMPRFDPEAYLKAIEQHRITRLYVVPTIAVLLAKSPLVDRYDLSSVREIVSGGAALDPEIAALVRQRLGCHIGQGYGLTEALVSFMQTGVPVAPGSVGRNAPNIECKIVDVTTGEELGPNRNGEILIRGPHRMKGYLNAEEAADEVIEADGFLRTGDLGHFNDAGELIIVDRIKELIKYKGQQVSPAELEAVVMAHPNVADAAVVGVPDEEASEVPKAFVVTRGPATPEEIMAFVAERVAPYKKIRQLEFIDEIPRTPVGKIERRSLVARERAA, from the coding sequence ATGATCTTCAGCGGCGAGCGCGTTCCCGTTCCCGACATGTCGTTGACGTCCTACGTGCTGCAACGAGCGGAGCACAACGCCGCCAGGGTGGCCGCCGTCGACGTCGCGGGGGAGAACGCGCACACCTACGGCGAGCTCGCATCGGCCGTACGTCGCGCCGCCACCGGACTGCACGCCCGCGGCTTCCGGAAGGGCGACGTGCTCGCCATGCTCACGCCCAACGTGCCCGAGTACCCGATCGCCTTCCACGCCGCGGCCGTGGCCGGCGGCACGGTGATGGTGCTCAACCCCCTGGACACGACCGACGAACTCGTCGGCCACCTCAACGACGCGGGCGCGCGGTTCCTCGTGGTCCTGCCGTCCGAGGCGGCGAGGGCGGGCGAGCTCCGGGCCCGCTCGACGGTCGAGGAGATCGTCGTGTTCGGCGAGGCCGACGGCGCGACGCCGTTCGCCTCGCTGCTGGCCTCCGCCGACGCGCCGCCCGCCGTGGCCATCGATCCGGCGCAGGACGTGGTGGCCCTGCTGCACTCCAGCGGGACCACCGGCTACCCGAAGGGGGTGATGCTCACCCACCGCAACATGGTCGCCAACGTGCTCCAGACCAGCCGGGTCGCACCGCTGGGCGAGGACGAGAAGGTGCTGGCCGTGCCGCCGTTCCACCACGCCTTCGGCCTGATCATGGTGCTCAACGCCAGCCTGCTGCAGGGCGCGACGCTGATCACCATGCCCCGGTTCGACCCCGAGGCGTACTTGAAGGCGATCGAGCAGCACCGCATCACGCGGCTGTACGTCGTGCCGACGATCGCCGTGCTGCTGGCCAAGAGCCCGCTGGTGGACCGCTACGACCTGTCGTCGGTGCGCGAGATCGTCTCCGGCGGCGCCGCGCTCGACCCCGAGATCGCGGCTCTGGTCCGTCAGCGCCTCGGATGCCACATCGGGCAGGGCTACGGCCTCACCGAGGCGCTGGTGTCGTTCATGCAGACCGGCGTGCCCGTCGCGCCGGGCTCGGTCGGCCGCAACGCCCCCAACATCGAGTGCAAGATCGTCGACGTGACCACCGGCGAGGAGCTGGGGCCCAACCGCAACGGTGAGATCCTGATCCGGGGTCCGCACCGGATGAAGGGCTACCTCAACGCCGAAGAGGCCGCTGACGAGGTGATCGAAGCCGATGGCTTCCTGCGCACCGGCGACCTCGGCCACTTCAACGACGCCGGGGAGCTGATCATCGTCGACCGCATCAAGGAGCTCATCAAGTACAAGGGGCAGCAGGTGTCCCCGGCAGAGCTCGAAGCGGTGGTCATGGCGCACCCGAACGTCGCCGACGCGGCGGTGGTCGGGGTGCCCGACGAGGAGGCCAGCGAGGTTCCGAAGGCCTTCGTGGTCACCAGGGGGCCTGCCACGCCCGAGGAGATCATGGCCTTCGTCGCCGAACGCGTCGCGCCGTACAAGAAGATCCGGCAGCTGGAGTTCATCGACGAGATCCCCCGCACTCCCGTCGGCAAGATCGAACGCCGCAGCCTGGTCGCGCGGGAACGCGCCGCCTGA
- a CDS encoding DUF899 domain-containing protein, translated as MNLPKVVSREEWLEARRALLEKEKEVTRARDMIAAERRKLPMVRVEKEYRFEAPNGTVSLLDLFEGRRQLIVRHFMFGPDDDEGCIGCSMQTDSVGELAHMWARDTTFVLVSQAPQAKLQPFKARMGWTVPWYSSFGSDFNYDYEVSTEQGESPGVSAFVRDGADVFFTYSIFDRGGDIFKNFYNYLDITVLGRQEDQLEHPWDWWRHKDRYDVEGAAVPGDNWWNGTRYQS; from the coding sequence ATGAACCTGCCGAAAGTCGTTTCCAGGGAAGAGTGGTTGGAAGCCCGCCGGGCTCTGCTGGAAAAGGAGAAGGAGGTCACGCGCGCACGCGACATGATCGCGGCCGAGCGCCGCAAGCTGCCGATGGTCAGGGTGGAGAAGGAATACCGCTTCGAGGCGCCGAACGGCACGGTCTCGCTGCTCGACCTGTTCGAAGGCCGCCGCCAGCTCATCGTCCGGCATTTCATGTTCGGCCCGGACGACGATGAGGGCTGCATCGGCTGCTCCATGCAGACCGACAGCGTCGGCGAACTCGCGCACATGTGGGCGCGGGACACGACTTTCGTGCTGGTCTCCCAGGCGCCGCAGGCGAAGCTGCAACCGTTCAAGGCCCGCATGGGCTGGACGGTTCCGTGGTACTCGTCGTTCGGCAGCGACTTCAACTACGACTACGAGGTCAGCACCGAGCAGGGCGAGTCGCCCGGTGTGAGCGCGTTCGTCCGGGACGGTGCGGACGTCTTCTTCACCTACTCGATCTTCGACCGCGGTGGCGACATCTTCAAGAACTTCTACAACTACCTCGACATCACCGTCCTGGGCCGGCAGGAGGACCAGCTGGAGCACCCGTGGGACTGGTGGCGGCACAAGGACCGCTACGACGTCGAGGGCGCGGCCGTGCCCGGTGACAACTGGTGGAACGGTACGCGGTACCAGTCCTGA
- a CDS encoding ArsR/SmtB family transcription factor: MSPDAEAIAEQVFTALADPTRRAILAALTEAGPATATDLATRLPITRQAISKHLALLAEIGLVTVESGERRRVRYGLRSAPLQVAQQFLAALARDWGGRRPRASSASGANFPHADPRIHDGKLGDAARKRTV; the protein is encoded by the coding sequence ATGTCGCCTGATGCCGAAGCGATCGCCGAACAGGTCTTCACCGCGCTGGCCGACCCGACCCGGCGCGCCATTCTGGCCGCGCTGACCGAAGCGGGCCCGGCCACGGCCACGGACCTGGCCACCCGGTTGCCGATCACGCGGCAGGCGATCAGCAAGCACCTGGCCCTGCTGGCCGAAATTGGCCTGGTCACGGTGGAATCGGGGGAGCGGCGCCGGGTGCGCTACGGACTGCGCTCCGCGCCGTTGCAGGTGGCGCAGCAGTTCCTGGCCGCGCTGGCCCGGGACTGGGGCGGCCGCCGGCCGCGCGCGAGTTCCGCGAGCGGCGCCAACTTTCCGCATGCCGACCCGCGCATCCACGACGGCAAGTTAGGAGATGCCGCCCGAAAGCGCACCGTGTGA
- a CDS encoding Lrp/AsnC family transcriptional regulator — translation MHEDFSEDDLALIHALQLWPRAPWAALAPMLDASPTALAQRWARLRDAGLAWITAYPEYGELSGGAMVALVEMNCAPGAVDDVAGRLELTHRVHNVEHVAQGRDLLLTVAASSFGELSALLLDELPKLPGVASLHSHIGTKRHIEGSQWQLDALDSAQREAIRQAGRAERDRPSEPIYLRSDVFAPLVSALAHDGRATAAELAERLGRPTSTVRRQLAALLRSRALRLRCEVAQLHTRWPIAVIWWCRLPNSALPAAVSRLREDPRVRLCMSVTGSANLVVNAWTASMADLMSMQDDLEALLPPGGITNNSVILRTRKRVGWLMHADGRCTGEVVPLPGPLAEPTA, via the coding sequence GTGCATGAGGACTTCTCCGAAGACGACTTGGCGCTCATCCACGCCCTGCAGCTGTGGCCCCGCGCGCCCTGGGCGGCGCTGGCCCCGATGCTCGATGCATCGCCGACGGCGCTGGCGCAACGCTGGGCCCGGCTCCGCGACGCGGGCCTGGCCTGGATCACGGCGTACCCGGAGTACGGCGAGCTCTCCGGCGGCGCGATGGTGGCGCTGGTCGAGATGAACTGCGCCCCGGGCGCGGTGGACGACGTGGCGGGGCGGCTGGAGCTGACCCACCGCGTGCACAACGTCGAGCACGTCGCGCAGGGCCGAGACCTGCTGCTGACGGTCGCCGCCAGCTCGTTCGGCGAGCTCTCCGCGCTGCTGCTGGACGAGCTGCCGAAGCTGCCCGGCGTGGCCTCGCTGCACTCCCACATCGGGACCAAGCGGCACATCGAGGGAAGCCAGTGGCAGCTCGACGCGCTGGACAGCGCGCAGCGCGAGGCGATCCGGCAGGCGGGCCGCGCCGAGCGGGACCGCCCCAGCGAACCGATCTACCTGCGCTCCGACGTCTTCGCGCCGCTGGTGTCGGCGTTGGCGCACGACGGCAGGGCGACCGCGGCGGAGCTGGCCGAGCGGCTCGGCCGGCCGACCTCCACGGTCCGCCGCCAGCTGGCCGCGCTGCTGCGCTCCCGAGCGCTCCGGCTGCGCTGCGAGGTCGCCCAGCTGCACACCCGGTGGCCGATCGCGGTGATCTGGTGGTGCCGGCTGCCCAACAGCGCCCTGCCCGCGGCCGTGTCCCGGTTGCGGGAGGACCCCCGGGTGCGGTTGTGCATGTCCGTGACCGGTTCGGCGAACCTCGTGGTCAACGCGTGGACGGCGAGCATGGCCGACCTGATGAGCATGCAGGACGACCTCGAAGCGCTGCTGCCCCCGGGCGGGATCACGAACAACTCGGTGATCCTGCGAACCCGCAAGCGGGTCGGCTGGCTGATGCACGCCGACGGCCGCTGCACCGGCGAGGTCGTCCCGCTACCCGGCCCACTCGCCGAACCGACGGCCTGA
- a CDS encoding NAD-dependent epimerase/dehydratase family protein gives MKVFITGASGYVGGVVAGHLLAAGHDVAALARSEQAAARVRRLGARVVRGDLTDLGVLRDSAAGADAVVHAAIDFAEPDMRKLEEPALAAMLDELDGGRSFVYASTALVYPDTAGGPPREDGDLDPASPQLFKRLGEQQVLAAGGVTATVLRGSLVYGHAGSALLLAMIGASKEHDAAPYVGRGTNQWSTIHVDDLARLYVTALEKQIGGVFNASSRVQVGVRELSEAVSQLVGAGARPLSPEQAAQSFGPLLPILDREITLDPARAEQAFGWKPQEVGLLEDLTTGSYRALAP, from the coding sequence ATGAAGGTGTTCATCACAGGGGCGAGCGGCTACGTCGGAGGCGTGGTGGCCGGTCATCTGCTCGCGGCGGGGCACGACGTTGCCGCGCTGGCCCGCTCGGAGCAGGCGGCCGCGCGTGTCCGGCGTCTTGGCGCCCGGGTGGTCCGCGGGGATCTCACCGACCTCGGCGTGCTGCGCGACTCGGCGGCCGGGGCGGACGCGGTCGTGCACGCGGCCATCGATTTCGCGGAGCCGGACATGCGCAAGCTCGAAGAGCCGGCGCTGGCTGCCATGCTCGACGAGCTCGACGGTGGCCGCAGCTTCGTCTACGCGAGCACAGCCCTGGTCTACCCGGACACCGCCGGCGGGCCGCCGCGTGAGGACGGAGACCTCGACCCGGCCTCCCCTCAGCTGTTCAAGCGACTCGGCGAGCAGCAGGTGCTCGCCGCGGGTGGTGTCACCGCGACGGTGCTGCGCGGCTCGCTGGTGTACGGCCACGCGGGTTCGGCCCTTCTGCTGGCCATGATCGGTGCTTCCAAGGAGCACGACGCCGCGCCCTACGTCGGCCGGGGGACCAACCAGTGGTCCACCATCCACGTCGACGACCTCGCCCGGCTGTACGTGACAGCGCTCGAGAAGCAGATCGGCGGCGTGTTCAACGCTTCCTCGCGCGTCCAGGTCGGGGTGCGCGAGCTGTCCGAGGCGGTCTCGCAGCTCGTCGGCGCGGGCGCACGCCCGTTGAGCCCGGAGCAGGCGGCCCAGTCCTTCGGCCCGCTTCTGCCGATCCTCGACCGCGAGATCACGCTCGACCCGGCCCGCGCTGAGCAGGCCTTCGGCTGGAAGCCGCAGGAGGTCGGGCTGCTGGAGGACCTCACGACCGGCTCGTACCGCGCTCTCGCCCCCTGA
- a CDS encoding SDR family NAD(P)-dependent oxidoreductase, whose protein sequence is MSDLSGKTTIVVGASRGLGHGIATAFAEAGAPVVAVSRTAADFPAPANGSGTIRTEIADAGDATAAADLIDRHEPRTIVLVAGATPHMRPLQEQTWETFSVNWETDARIAFHWLREILLKPLRPGSRVVVVSSGAALGGSPLSGGYAGAKATQRFITGYAQGEANSAGMDITFTTVLPRFAPETGVGRPAVRAYAAQAGKSVEDFLKSQGPLLTPEIAGSALVELVRSETADVAPAYVLTGGGLQKLP, encoded by the coding sequence ATGAGTGATCTGTCCGGCAAGACCACGATCGTCGTCGGCGCGAGCCGCGGCCTGGGCCACGGCATCGCCACGGCCTTCGCCGAGGCCGGTGCGCCGGTGGTCGCCGTGTCGCGCACCGCAGCCGATTTCCCGGCCCCCGCCAACGGATCCGGCACCATCCGGACGGAGATCGCCGACGCCGGCGATGCCACCGCGGCAGCCGACCTCATCGACCGCCACGAACCGCGGACGATCGTCCTGGTGGCCGGCGCGACCCCGCACATGCGTCCGCTCCAGGAGCAGACGTGGGAGACGTTCTCGGTCAACTGGGAGACCGACGCCCGGATCGCGTTCCACTGGCTGCGCGAGATCCTGCTCAAGCCGCTGCGCCCGGGCAGCAGGGTGGTCGTGGTCAGCAGCGGCGCCGCGCTCGGCGGTTCACCGCTCAGCGGCGGGTACGCGGGCGCCAAGGCCACCCAGCGGTTCATCACCGGCTACGCCCAGGGCGAGGCCAACAGCGCCGGTATGGACATCACCTTCACCACGGTGTTGCCGCGGTTCGCGCCGGAGACCGGTGTCGGCCGCCCGGCGGTCCGGGCGTACGCGGCTCAGGCGGGCAAGTCCGTCGAGGACTTCCTGAAGTCGCAGGGTCCGCTGCTCACCCCGGAGATCGCCGGCAGCGCCCTGGTCGAACTGGTGCGGTCGGAGACCGCCGACGTGGCACCGGCCTACGTGCTGACCGGTGGCGGGCTGCAGAAGCTCCCCTGA